One window of Brevibacterium pigmentatum genomic DNA carries:
- a CDS encoding branched-chain amino acid aminotransferase, which yields MTDFTVLKNLQPQPELVRENIKKDPGFGQYFTDHMAHIRYTVDDGWQGHEVRPYGPLLLDPAAAVLHYAQEVFEGLKAYRHADGSVWTFRPERNAARINKSAERLALPQLSEEDFIDSLKQLVSLDQAWVPTPESEADESSMYLRPFMIATERFLGVRASHEVDYYVIASPAGPYFSGGIKPLSIWLSPKLKRAGAGGTGFAKCGGNYASSLVATNEAAANGCQQVLFTDSVENKYIDELGGMNLMLVTKDGKLLTPALSDSILDGVTRRSLLELAPQLGLEPEERQISIEEWREGAASGEIVEAFACGTAAVITPISKLVSEDFTIDHGEDAGEKTMELRKTLLDIQYGRVEDKNSWLVRLA from the coding sequence ATGACAGATTTCACCGTTCTTAAGAACCTCCAGCCGCAACCCGAGCTGGTGCGCGAGAACATCAAGAAGGACCCCGGTTTCGGCCAGTACTTCACCGACCATATGGCGCACATCCGATACACGGTCGATGACGGTTGGCAGGGGCACGAGGTCCGGCCGTATGGGCCGCTGCTGCTCGATCCGGCGGCCGCAGTTCTCCACTATGCCCAGGAGGTCTTCGAAGGGCTCAAGGCCTACCGTCACGCCGACGGTTCGGTGTGGACTTTCCGACCCGAGCGCAACGCCGCGCGCATCAACAAGTCCGCCGAACGCCTCGCGCTGCCGCAGCTGTCCGAAGAGGACTTCATCGATTCGCTCAAGCAGCTGGTCAGCCTTGACCAGGCCTGGGTCCCGACGCCGGAGTCGGAAGCCGACGAGTCGAGCATGTACCTGCGCCCGTTCATGATCGCCACGGAGCGCTTCCTCGGCGTGCGGGCGAGCCACGAGGTCGACTACTACGTCATCGCCTCGCCGGCCGGACCCTACTTCTCCGGCGGCATCAAGCCGCTGTCGATCTGGCTCTCGCCGAAGCTCAAGCGCGCCGGCGCCGGCGGCACCGGTTTCGCAAAGTGCGGCGGCAACTATGCATCGTCGCTGGTGGCAACCAATGAGGCGGCCGCCAATGGGTGCCAGCAGGTGCTCTTCACCGATTCGGTCGAGAACAAGTACATCGACGAGCTCGGCGGTATGAACCTCATGCTCGTGACGAAGGACGGCAAGCTGCTCACTCCTGCGCTCAGCGATTCGATCCTCGACGGTGTCACCCGCCGTTCGCTGCTCGAGCTCGCTCCGCAGCTCGGGCTTGAGCCCGAAGAGCGTCAGATCTCCATCGAAGAGTGGCGTGAGGGTGCTGCCAGCGGCGAGATCGTCGAGGCATTCGCATGCGGCACCGCTGCGGTCATCACGCCGATCAGCAAGCTCGTCAGCGAAGACTTCACCATCGACCATGGTGAGGACGCTGGTGAGAAGACCATGGAGCTGCGCAAGACGCTGCTCGACATCCAGTACGGACGCGTCGAGGACAAGAACAGCTGGCTCGTGCGCCTGGCCTGA
- a CDS encoding GNAT family N-acetyltransferase, whose amino-acid sequence MNDLNGQPSPGDFLARSVQADGPAVEIVWGMLKGLGSLWRGVPSGPGISGVLPPRSEIEALYGAAAAEPPLNEDPRFAAMFADVYDISVRNGQVLMTLTRAQPDGRLSSFAYGHHWKWEEQKYPWAFELQSRLGEASTELESTFALNLLARDPKQRDRGLGRRTLEAWIGEVGQYGCWLQTDDIDSPARRLYERLGFTELGHGPEAPNGQPGLVMFRSPR is encoded by the coding sequence ATGAACGACCTCAACGGGCAGCCGTCGCCCGGTGACTTCCTTGCACGCTCCGTCCAAGCAGACGGCCCAGCGGTCGAGATCGTGTGGGGAATGCTCAAGGGGTTGGGCTCATTGTGGCGGGGCGTGCCCTCGGGCCCGGGGATCTCCGGAGTCCTCCCTCCCCGCAGCGAGATCGAAGCGCTCTACGGCGCGGCTGCCGCTGAACCACCGCTGAACGAGGACCCCCGGTTCGCGGCGATGTTTGCCGATGTCTACGACATCTCCGTCCGCAACGGACAGGTGCTAATGACGTTGACACGGGCCCAGCCCGACGGACGGCTGAGCTCATTCGCCTACGGCCACCATTGGAAATGGGAAGAACAGAAGTATCCTTGGGCATTCGAACTGCAGAGCCGCCTCGGCGAGGCTTCGACCGAACTCGAATCGACCTTTGCCCTCAATCTGCTCGCCCGTGATCCGAAACAGCGCGATCGAGGCTTGGGCCGGCGAACTCTCGAAGCGTGGATCGGGGAGGTCGGACAGTACGGCTGCTGGCTGCAGACCGACGACATCGACAGCCCGGCACGACGGCTCTACGAGAGACTCGGCTTCACCGAGCTCGGCCACGGACCCGAAGCCCCCAACGGGCAGCCCGGCCTGGTCATGTTCCGCAGCCCACGGTGA
- a CDS encoding maltokinase N-terminal cap-like domain-containing protein, translating to MADIYAAQLNPGKLDVVTDWVAEQDWATELDLEANPLEAVTAYRFDDPAGEVGIEIHIVRSGDQLLQVPLTYRGAPLEGADQAFVANMEHSVLGKRWVYAGMGDPLFRQRLDHTIATASTAAEQYRVDDEGNRGEEITDVAHAFGTGPLPGAGDVEILYRLSPESPAEKSDAGLLLGRWDSQDTNVVLAIMV from the coding sequence ATGGCAGATATCTACGCAGCTCAGCTCAATCCCGGCAAGCTCGACGTCGTCACCGACTGGGTGGCCGAACAGGATTGGGCCACCGAGCTCGACCTTGAGGCGAACCCGCTCGAAGCCGTCACCGCATACCGTTTCGATGACCCCGCCGGTGAGGTCGGCATCGAGATCCACATTGTGCGCAGCGGCGACCAGCTGCTGCAGGTGCCGCTGACCTACCGCGGTGCACCGCTCGAGGGCGCCGACCAGGCCTTCGTGGCGAATATGGAGCACTCGGTGCTCGGCAAGCGGTGGGTCTACGCCGGCATGGGTGACCCGCTGTTCCGGCAGCGCCTCGACCACACCATCGCCACAGCGTCAACGGCTGCGGAGCAGTACCGCGTCGACGATGAGGGCAACCGGGGCGAAGAGATCACCGATGTGGCTCACGCCTTCGGAACTGGGCCGCTGCCAGGTGCAGGAGACGTCGAGATCCTCTACCGCCTGTCTCCCGAGTCGCCGGCGGAGAAGTCCGACGCCGGTCTGCTGCTGGGCCGCTGGGACAGCCAGGACACGAACGTCGTCCTCGCGATCATGGTCTGA
- a CDS encoding Type 1 glutamine amidotransferase-like domain-containing protein gives MSGRGAASGLPRVCFVPTASGDSRDYIERFEAAFDGRAKTHVLSLFGQSPWDYEDPAMLLDMDLIYVGGGSTANLLSLWRRHGVDDLMRKAAAGGTILAGISAGANCWFDASSTDSFGPLAPLSDGLGFLRGSSCPHFHGEPGREESFLGWITDGSLPAPGIVVDDHAAVVYVDSVATSVMVESADAAAYVVDAGGSLRNLDEHGRFEASSQQG, from the coding sequence GTGAGTGGGCGAGGTGCCGCATCCGGGCTTCCGCGAGTCTGCTTCGTCCCCACCGCCTCCGGCGACAGCCGTGACTACATCGAGAGGTTCGAAGCGGCTTTCGACGGTCGAGCAAAGACCCACGTCCTCTCCCTGTTCGGACAGAGTCCGTGGGACTATGAGGATCCGGCGATGCTGCTCGACATGGACCTCATCTATGTCGGCGGCGGCTCGACAGCGAACCTGCTCAGCCTCTGGCGTCGGCATGGAGTCGACGATCTGATGAGGAAGGCGGCTGCCGGCGGCACGATCCTCGCCGGGATCAGCGCCGGTGCGAACTGCTGGTTCGACGCCTCTTCGACGGATTCGTTCGGTCCGCTGGCACCGTTGAGCGACGGGCTCGGGTTTCTGCGGGGGAGTTCCTGCCCGCACTTCCACGGAGAACCAGGGCGGGAGGAATCCTTCCTCGGCTGGATCACGGATGGGAGCCTGCCCGCACCGGGGATCGTCGTCGATGACCATGCCGCGGTCGTCTACGTGGACAGTGTGGCCACCTCGGTGATGGTGGAATCTGCGGATGCCGCGGCCTATGTCGTCGATGCGGGCGGAAGCTTACGCAACCTCGACGAACATGGACGCTTCGAGGCTTCCAGCCAACAGGGCTGA
- a CDS encoding HIT family protein gives MSSDCIFCQIVTGEAPSAPIAETESTFAFMDIQPGSDGHLLVVPKRHSTDLRDIPADDLTAVTLESQRIAKHAYSAWGADGVNLLNCCGADAWQTVFHFHMHVIPRYRDKNKDHLRLPFQPGVRGDQDLIDSLAASMRESLGEG, from the coding sequence ATGAGCAGCGACTGCATCTTCTGCCAGATCGTCACAGGTGAGGCGCCCAGTGCGCCGATCGCCGAGACCGAATCGACGTTCGCATTCATGGACATCCAGCCGGGATCGGACGGGCATCTGCTCGTCGTGCCGAAACGTCACAGCACGGATCTGCGGGACATCCCGGCTGACGATCTGACGGCGGTGACGCTCGAGTCTCAGCGCATCGCCAAGCACGCCTATTCGGCGTGGGGAGCGGACGGCGTCAACCTCCTCAACTGCTGCGGTGCCGATGCGTGGCAGACAGTCTTCCACTTCCACATGCACGTCATTCCGCGCTACCGGGACAAGAACAAAGACCACCTGCGGCTGCCATTCCAACCTGGTGTCCGCGGGGATCAGGACCTCATCGATTCCCTCGCCGCGAGTATGCGGGAGTCACTCGGCGAAGGGTGA
- the thyX gene encoding FAD-dependent thymidylate synthase, which translates to MRQVEPSVELLAKPNIDWEAMRTYLDGVGGTSWADRVEEAESPDAEDLLEFSGRMCYRSWEPGLNPNVSRVRTDSAQYLGNVVKSQHGSVLEHANFTFVLHNVSRVLTHELIRHRAGSAFSQESLRYVRLTDIPFWFPEWAREDPELMERSLKVLDTLEEHQKWMAEHFELDEEGTKFSHKKHMTSFMRRFAPEGLATGIVYTANLRSLRHVIEMRTAKGAEEEIRLIFNKIGEVMREEAPAVFADYEVVDGEWIPGTRKA; encoded by the coding sequence ATGCGCCAGGTCGAACCGTCCGTTGAACTGCTCGCCAAGCCCAATATCGATTGGGAAGCGATGAGGACTTACCTCGACGGGGTGGGCGGAACCTCCTGGGCGGACCGTGTCGAAGAGGCCGAATCCCCGGACGCCGAGGATCTCCTCGAGTTCTCCGGACGCATGTGCTATCGCTCGTGGGAGCCGGGACTCAACCCGAACGTCTCGCGCGTGCGCACCGATTCCGCGCAGTACCTCGGCAACGTCGTGAAGTCCCAGCACGGATCCGTGCTCGAACACGCGAACTTCACCTTCGTCCTCCACAACGTCTCACGCGTGCTCACCCACGAACTCATCCGTCACCGTGCAGGATCGGCGTTCTCGCAGGAATCGCTGCGCTACGTCCGTCTCACCGACATTCCGTTCTGGTTCCCGGAGTGGGCGCGGGAAGATCCCGAGCTCATGGAACGCAGCCTCAAGGTCCTCGACACCCTCGAGGAGCACCAGAAGTGGATGGCCGAGCACTTCGAGCTCGACGAGGAAGGCACGAAGTTCTCGCACAAGAAGCACATGACCTCGTTCATGCGCCGCTTCGCCCCCGAGGGCCTGGCCACCGGCATCGTCTACACCGCGAACCTCCGCTCACTGCGCCACGTCATCGAGATGCGCACCGCGAAGGGTGCCGAAGAGGAGATCCGCCTCATCTTCAACAAGATCGGTGAAGTCATGCGCGAAGAGGCTCCGGCCGTCTTCGCCGACTACGAAGTCGTCGACGGAGAATGGATCCCCGGCACTCGGAAGGCCTGA
- a CDS encoding HNH endonuclease has protein sequence MEATQVPDALTDILRWRDSLSELPPAKTEEEAIDRITALEELTSACAAAQARETLTFDMLRRNREAEDGVASKKQGRGLGAEVALARKVSRSRGDALLKFSRTLLVDLPKTYAAMKSGDISEEKARVVAKESDWLPREKKHELDERMAERLPEVGVRRLGNEVRALAQKLDQQAAVDHLERCVEDRSVSVRPAPGNMAYLTALLPMSQAVAAFANLKKSAQTVIATGDAGGRSQSQIAADLLVERLTGQESAQAVPTEVHLIMQESSLFGPGEESAWFPGVGPIPAKAARNIVAENEAATFIRRLYTRPEDGQLVRMDSRRREFSGLLRRMVVFRDDVCRSPWCEAPIKHADHAEGVAAGGETDWDNSSGLCAACNYLKELGGWLHKATADALEVVTPTGHHYKTRTKPLGPPDPRRASDAKRASDQVELFGSERDPGRQHGPEPGERHDETSDEATATPPGDRARAEPLSADPEFSVMIPWRYRRRSSQPATVDIGGTTVGIDIFDADERPMSPIEELLCAAILEHRGRR, from the coding sequence ATGGAGGCAACGCAGGTTCCAGACGCACTCACCGACATCCTTCGGTGGCGCGACAGCCTGTCCGAATTGCCTCCGGCCAAGACCGAGGAAGAAGCGATCGATCGCATCACGGCGCTCGAGGAGCTGACCTCCGCGTGCGCCGCCGCGCAGGCTCGCGAAACTCTGACGTTCGACATGCTCCGCCGCAACCGCGAAGCCGAGGACGGGGTTGCCAGTAAGAAACAAGGACGGGGCCTCGGCGCCGAGGTGGCCTTGGCGCGGAAGGTCTCGCGCTCCCGCGGAGACGCACTGCTGAAATTCTCCCGCACTCTGCTCGTGGACCTGCCCAAGACATACGCGGCGATGAAGAGCGGCGACATCTCCGAAGAGAAGGCGCGGGTCGTCGCCAAAGAGTCCGACTGGCTTCCACGGGAGAAGAAACACGAGCTCGACGAGCGCATGGCCGAACGACTCCCAGAGGTCGGCGTCAGGCGCCTCGGCAATGAAGTGCGGGCGCTGGCTCAGAAGCTCGACCAGCAGGCCGCGGTCGACCACTTGGAGCGCTGTGTCGAAGATCGTTCGGTCAGTGTGCGTCCCGCGCCGGGCAACATGGCCTATCTGACCGCGCTGCTGCCGATGTCGCAAGCTGTGGCTGCATTCGCCAACCTCAAGAAGTCGGCGCAGACCGTCATCGCCACGGGTGATGCAGGCGGACGATCGCAGAGCCAGATTGCGGCCGATCTGTTGGTTGAGCGACTGACCGGGCAGGAATCCGCCCAGGCTGTGCCGACCGAGGTCCACCTCATCATGCAGGAGAGCAGCCTGTTCGGACCAGGAGAAGAATCGGCGTGGTTCCCCGGCGTCGGACCGATCCCGGCGAAAGCCGCACGGAACATCGTGGCCGAGAACGAAGCCGCCACTTTCATCCGCAGGCTGTACACGCGGCCTGAAGATGGTCAGCTCGTCCGGATGGACTCGCGCCGTCGGGAATTCTCGGGTCTGCTGCGACGCATGGTCGTCTTCCGCGACGATGTCTGTCGCTCGCCCTGGTGCGAGGCGCCCATCAAACACGCCGATCACGCCGAAGGAGTTGCTGCCGGCGGGGAAACCGACTGGGACAACTCGTCTGGACTGTGTGCGGCCTGCAACTATCTCAAGGAACTTGGCGGGTGGCTCCATAAGGCGACAGCCGATGCCCTCGAGGTGGTCACGCCGACCGGCCACCACTACAAGACCCGCACCAAACCACTCGGTCCTCCCGATCCCAGGCGGGCTTCCGACGCCAAGCGTGCTTCCGACCAGGTAGAACTCTTTGGCAGTGAGCGCGATCCCGGTCGGCAACATGGCCCCGAACCGGGGGAGCGCCATGACGAAACCTCGGATGAGGCGACTGCCACGCCGCCGGGCGACAGAGCTCGTGCTGAACCACTGAGTGCAGATCCTGAGTTTTCGGTGATGATCCCATGGCGGTACAGACGCCGGAGCTCGCAGCCTGCAACCGTCGATATCGGCGGGACGACTGTTGGAATCGACATCTTTGATGCCGACGAACGACCGATGAGTCCCATCGAAGAACTCCTCTGCGCCGCGATCCTCGAACATAGGGGCAGGCGGTGA
- a CDS encoding lipoate--protein ligase family protein: MTNETQHFHGEYKVIGGKLVVADVTSDGKTITELKISGDFFLEPEEAYFDLAPALVGASVYADNATLRGRLDEALAGYGSELAMHGFSTADIATVVRRALGSAANFTDFDWQVIRGEVLPTQLNVALDQVLLEEVAAGRRQPTLRFWEWEDTATVIGAFQSYVNELRPEGVDKHDVQVVRRISGGGAMFMEGGNCITYSMFVPPALVAGLDYEESYVFLDQWVLAALKTLGVEAFYKPINDISSTGGKIGGAAQKRMRDGTLLHHATMSYDIDADKMVEVLRIGEAKISDKGVASAKKRVDPLRSQTGEARKDIIDVMADTFASRYGATFGTYTPEELKRAQELVDEKFGTEKWTHRVP; encoded by the coding sequence ATGACGAACGAGACGCAGCACTTCCACGGCGAATACAAGGTCATCGGCGGCAAACTCGTCGTCGCCGATGTGACCTCCGACGGTAAGACCATCACCGAGTTGAAGATCTCCGGTGACTTCTTCCTCGAACCCGAAGAAGCCTACTTCGATCTCGCACCGGCCCTCGTCGGCGCCAGTGTCTACGCCGACAACGCGACACTGCGCGGCCGCCTCGACGAGGCCTTGGCCGGCTACGGTTCGGAACTGGCGATGCACGGGTTCTCCACTGCCGACATCGCCACGGTCGTGCGTCGAGCGTTGGGTTCGGCGGCGAACTTCACGGACTTCGACTGGCAGGTCATCCGCGGCGAGGTGCTGCCCACTCAGCTCAATGTCGCGCTCGATCAGGTTCTGCTCGAAGAGGTCGCGGCAGGTCGTCGCCAGCCGACGCTGCGGTTCTGGGAGTGGGAGGACACGGCCACCGTCATCGGGGCGTTCCAGTCCTACGTCAACGAGTTGCGGCCCGAAGGTGTGGACAAGCACGACGTTCAGGTCGTACGTCGCATCTCCGGCGGCGGAGCCATGTTCATGGAGGGCGGTAACTGCATCACCTATTCGATGTTCGTCCCGCCTGCCCTCGTCGCCGGTCTCGACTACGAGGAGTCGTACGTGTTCCTCGACCAGTGGGTGCTCGCGGCTCTGAAGACCCTCGGGGTGGAGGCGTTCTACAAGCCGATCAACGACATCTCCTCGACCGGCGGCAAGATCGGCGGTGCCGCACAGAAGCGGATGCGCGACGGCACACTGCTCCACCACGCGACGATGAGTTATGACATCGACGCGGACAAGATGGTCGAGGTTCTGCGCATCGGCGAAGCGAAGATCTCCGACAAAGGCGTGGCGAGTGCGAAGAAGCGCGTCGATCCGCTGCGGAGCCAGACCGGTGAGGCACGCAAGGACATCATCGATGTCATGGCCGACACCTTCGCCAGCCGATATGGGGCCACCTTTGGCACCTACACCCCGGAGGAGCTCAAGCGGGCGCAGGAACTCGTCGACGAGAAATTCGGGACCGAGAAGTGGACGCACCGGGTGCCGTGA
- a CDS encoding MFS transporter, with protein MHTTTSASVPTASEVIARLPWKWRTQGAIFFIGGLGFMFDAWDVALNGFLIPLLSDYWSLSVGQAAWIATANLIGMALGAFIWGGIADVIGRKKAFTLTLLVFSIFTVAGAFAPAYGWFILFRFLAGFGLGGCIPVDYALVGEFTPSRHRGRVLTAMDGWWPIGASLCAFVSAYLLDFGDWRLIMLVMIIPALLTVAVRFGIPESPLYLASVGRYEEADAIIARLVERTGADVTEWTHEPVGSHGAGPATAGADATPTSGSGPAAPTPGSRPATPTPGAGSATPSPDARPATSANGPEVGRQLRAASGQLIQLWQHSAKTTLVAWALFVSVLLVYYAALTWLPGILKKQGLADQAAFLVTGAMTAVGILGVIVSALIVERFGRKWVLGVSSIVAAVLLVGAAVFIEASGAELTFTAKAAIIGFGFVIQIAIPTLYTYVSELYPTRLRGSGFGWASAASRLATGIAPIVFGAFMWPVLGLTLTFILTGALVVVAVLLMGFLARETTGEELS; from the coding sequence GTGCACACGACCACCTCGGCGTCGGTACCGACAGCCTCCGAAGTCATCGCTCGCCTGCCATGGAAATGGCGCACTCAAGGTGCCATCTTCTTCATCGGCGGGCTCGGTTTCATGTTCGACGCATGGGACGTCGCCCTCAACGGATTCCTCATTCCGCTGCTCAGCGACTATTGGAGTCTCAGCGTCGGCCAGGCCGCCTGGATCGCGACCGCCAACCTCATCGGCATGGCTCTCGGGGCCTTCATCTGGGGCGGCATCGCCGATGTCATCGGGCGGAAGAAAGCGTTCACCCTCACGCTCCTCGTGTTCTCGATCTTCACCGTCGCCGGAGCATTCGCACCCGCCTACGGGTGGTTCATCCTCTTCCGTTTCCTCGCCGGATTCGGGCTCGGCGGATGCATCCCCGTCGACTACGCCCTGGTCGGGGAGTTCACTCCCAGCCGCCACCGCGGACGTGTCCTCACCGCGATGGACGGCTGGTGGCCGATCGGAGCTTCGCTCTGCGCGTTCGTGTCGGCCTACCTGCTCGACTTCGGGGACTGGCGACTGATCATGCTCGTCATGATCATTCCCGCCCTGCTCACCGTCGCCGTGCGTTTCGGAATTCCGGAATCACCTCTCTATCTCGCCTCCGTCGGGCGCTACGAAGAGGCCGACGCCATCATCGCCCGCCTCGTCGAACGCACCGGCGCCGACGTCACCGAATGGACACACGAGCCAGTGGGCAGCCATGGCGCGGGGCCGGCCACGGCCGGTGCAGATGCAACGCCGACCTCGGGCTCGGGGCCTGCGGCACCGACACCGGGCTCTCGACCAGCGACGCCGACCCCGGGTGCGGGATCTGCGACACCGTCCCCGGACGCAAGGCCAGCGACATCGGCCAACGGACCCGAGGTCGGCAGACAGCTGCGTGCAGCCAGCGGTCAGCTCATACAGCTGTGGCAGCACTCCGCGAAGACGACACTTGTTGCCTGGGCGCTCTTCGTCTCCGTCCTTCTTGTCTACTATGCGGCACTGACATGGCTGCCGGGGATCCTCAAAAAGCAGGGGCTCGCCGATCAGGCGGCGTTCCTTGTCACCGGGGCGATGACTGCAGTGGGCATCCTCGGCGTGATCGTCTCCGCGCTCATCGTCGAACGGTTCGGTCGTAAGTGGGTGCTCGGCGTCTCGTCGATCGTGGCCGCGGTGCTGCTCGTCGGGGCGGCAGTGTTCATCGAGGCCTCCGGCGCCGAACTCACGTTCACGGCGAAGGCTGCGATCATCGGGTTCGGTTTCGTCATCCAGATCGCCATTCCGACGCTCTACACCTACGTCTCCGAGCTCTATCCGACCCGACTGCGCGGATCCGGTTTCGGCTGGGCATCAGCGGCGTCGAGATTGGCCACGGGAATCGCCCCGATCGTATTCGGTGCGTTCATGTGGCCGGTGCTCGGACTGACCCTGACGTTCATTCTCACCGGTGCGCTTGTGGTCGTCGCAGTGCTGCTCATGGGCTTCCTCGCTCGAGAGACCACAGGCGAAGAACTGAGCTGA
- a CDS encoding prolyl oligopeptidase family serine peptidase produces the protein MREEDSPATAPTTSADLPEDENLWLEDIYGEEQIAWVKNQNAKTLERFHDDLFDSISGDLRTALDSDDRIPMVTKRGDHFYNFWRDQTNPKGLWRRTTWDSYRTSAPEWEVLLDLDALAAEEDTAWVWSGAMVRRSDNRRALVLLSPDGGDSHRVREFDLNDRTFVDGGFDIPAAKTRLAWLDDDTVLVATETDADSLTTSSYPRQARALRRGQSLDDAPIVAEVPRDHVAIFVGSDIRPDAETTDRAVIVDAIDFFNSTMSFLDLDDITAADGSLSTEPAKWADSLNWVDVPTDVEVGFERDLVLFRPQSTWKSATTEVAAGGLAIADIDAVKAGEITPHVIFTPDAHTSLQSFTFTRDYLVLELLADVQSKLTVLDLGNDFAESTLPGVPANHMVGLRAVDKFDPATANDFWMVSTGFLTASTLSYGTLGTDSAEPTTEVIKSAPAMFDAEGLSVQQHFATSADGTKIPYFQIGAEGLVLDGDNPTLLDGYGGFEVSRTPGYSPVVGIGWLSRSTTGSTLPEGRRGVYVLANIRGGGEYGPEWHTSAMRENRMRCYEDHSAVARDLIARGVTSPKTLACAGGSNGGLLVGNMLTQYPELFGAISCGVPLLDMARYTKLSAGYSWKAEYGDPDVAEDWAFIKEFSPYHLLEDRQDYPPVLFWTATSDDRVGPVQARKMAARMQAQGIENVWFFEDTEGGHSAASDNEQTAFTRALSYRFMWNALTGE, from the coding sequence ATGCGTGAAGAAGACTCCCCAGCGACGGCCCCGACGACGAGCGCCGATCTGCCCGAAGACGAAAACCTCTGGCTCGAAGACATCTACGGCGAGGAGCAGATCGCCTGGGTGAAGAACCAGAATGCGAAGACCCTCGAGCGATTCCACGACGACCTCTTCGACAGCATCTCCGGTGATCTGCGCACCGCGCTCGACTCCGACGACCGCATTCCGATGGTCACCAAACGCGGCGACCACTTCTATAACTTCTGGCGGGATCAGACGAACCCGAAGGGCCTGTGGCGACGCACCACCTGGGACAGCTACCGCACTTCAGCACCCGAGTGGGAGGTGCTGCTCGACCTCGACGCGCTGGCCGCAGAGGAAGACACTGCCTGGGTCTGGTCAGGAGCGATGGTTCGCCGCAGCGACAATCGGCGCGCACTCGTCCTCCTGTCCCCGGACGGAGGCGACTCGCACCGAGTCCGCGAATTCGACCTCAACGACCGCACCTTCGTCGACGGCGGCTTCGACATCCCCGCAGCCAAGACGCGGCTGGCCTGGCTTGATGATGACACCGTGCTCGTCGCCACCGAAACCGACGCCGACTCATTGACGACCTCGTCGTATCCACGCCAAGCCAGAGCCCTCCGCCGAGGCCAGAGCCTCGACGACGCCCCGATCGTCGCCGAAGTGCCCCGTGACCATGTGGCGATCTTCGTCGGCAGCGATATCCGGCCCGACGCCGAAACCACCGATCGCGCCGTCATCGTCGATGCCATCGACTTCTTCAATTCGACGATGAGCTTCCTCGACCTCGACGACATCACGGCCGCAGACGGTTCGCTCTCCACCGAACCGGCGAAGTGGGCCGACTCGCTCAACTGGGTCGACGTTCCCACCGACGTCGAGGTCGGCTTCGAACGCGACCTCGTGCTCTTCCGTCCCCAGTCGACGTGGAAGTCCGCCACCACCGAGGTGGCAGCCGGCGGCCTTGCCATCGCCGATATCGACGCGGTCAAGGCAGGCGAGATCACTCCGCACGTGATCTTCACCCCGGATGCCCACACCTCGCTGCAGTCCTTCACCTTCACACGCGACTACCTCGTGCTCGAGCTGCTCGCCGACGTGCAGTCGAAGCTCACAGTCCTCGATTTGGGCAACGACTTCGCCGAATCCACCCTGCCCGGTGTTCCTGCCAATCACATGGTCGGCCTTCGCGCGGTCGACAAGTTCGATCCGGCCACCGCCAACGACTTCTGGATGGTCAGCACCGGTTTCCTCACTGCCTCGACCCTGTCGTACGGAACCTTGGGAACGGACTCGGCTGAACCCACAACAGAGGTGATCAAATCGGCACCGGCGATGTTCGATGCCGAAGGACTGAGCGTTCAGCAGCACTTCGCCACCAGCGCCGACGGAACGAAGATCCCGTACTTCCAGATCGGGGCCGAGGGCCTCGTGCTCGACGGTGACAATCCCACACTGCTCGACGGCTACGGCGGATTCGAAGTCAGCCGCACTCCCGGATACTCACCCGTCGTGGGTATCGGCTGGCTGAGTCGGAGCACCACCGGAAGCACCCTCCCAGAAGGCCGCCGAGGCGTCTACGTGCTGGCGAACATCCGCGGCGGTGGCGAATACGGACCCGAGTGGCACACCTCCGCTATGCGGGAGAACCGGATGCGCTGCTATGAAGACCATTCGGCCGTGGCGCGCGATCTCATCGCTCGCGGAGTGACGAGCCCGAAGACTCTCGCCTGCGCCGGCGGATCGAACGGGGGCCTGCTGGTCGGCAATATGCTCACCCAGTATCCCGAGCTCTTCGGCGCAATCTCCTGCGGAGTTCCGCTGCTGGACATGGCCCGATACACGAAGCTGAGCGCCGGCTATTCGTGGAAAGCCGAATACGGTGACCCGGACGTGGCCGAGGACTGGGCGTTCATCAAGGAATTCTCGCCCTACCATCTCCTCGAAGACAGGCAGGACTATCCGCCGGTGCTGTTCTGGACGGCGACCTCGGATGACCGGGTGGGACCTGTACAGGCCCGGAAGATGGCGGCCCGGATGCAGGCTCAGGGAATTGAGAACGTGTGGTTCTTCGAAGACACCGAAGGCGGACATTCCGCCGCTTCGGACAATGAGCAGACCGCGTTCACCCGGGCCCTGAGCTACCGGTTCATGTGGAACGCACTGACAGGAGAGTAG